The following coding sequences lie in one uncultured Mailhella sp. genomic window:
- the ribF gene encoding riboflavin biosynthesis protein RibF, protein MIVSSDPNALRRQGAWTSCTATVGNFDGVHRGHQALLSSTVNNARERQVPSVAITFDPHPVSVLSARAPKELCSTAQRLEYMEELGIDAVLLLPFTKELASRGADDFCRHVLEDSLAVSELFVGYDFRMGRDQAGADALRACIPHVTQVEAVLVDGAPVSSTRIRKALAEGRLDEANLLLGRPFSVQGEVVHGEGRGGPLLGIPTANLDVPHTQAMTAPAVYATSARLLDGEGAGEWRMSVTSFCKNPTFDGSALTLETHIMDFSGDIYGRELEVRFLAKLRQDRRFDGLDALIAQLHADMDERRRLPL, encoded by the coding sequence TTCCTGCACGGCCACCGTCGGCAATTTCGACGGCGTGCATCGCGGGCATCAGGCGCTGCTGAGCAGCACGGTGAACAACGCCCGCGAGCGTCAGGTGCCCTCCGTGGCGATCACGTTTGATCCTCATCCCGTTTCGGTGCTTTCGGCCCGCGCGCCCAAGGAACTGTGTTCCACGGCGCAGCGGCTCGAATACATGGAAGAGCTCGGCATCGACGCCGTGCTTCTGCTGCCGTTCACCAAGGAACTGGCGTCCCGCGGGGCCGATGACTTTTGTCGTCATGTGCTTGAGGATTCGCTGGCAGTGAGCGAGCTTTTTGTCGGATACGATTTCCGCATGGGGCGGGATCAGGCCGGAGCGGATGCGCTGCGCGCCTGCATTCCGCACGTCACGCAGGTGGAAGCCGTGCTTGTGGACGGCGCGCCCGTGAGTTCCACGCGCATCCGCAAGGCACTGGCCGAAGGGCGACTTGACGAGGCGAATCTGCTTCTCGGGCGTCCTTTTTCCGTGCAGGGAGAAGTCGTTCACGGCGAAGGTCGGGGAGGGCCGCTTCTGGGCATACCCACGGCCAATCTCGATGTTCCCCACACGCAGGCCATGACGGCCCCGGCCGTGTACGCCACGTCGGCCCGTCTGCTGGACGGCGAAGGCGCGGGAGAGTGGCGCATGTCCGTGACGAGCTTCTGCAAGAATCCCACCTTCGACGGCTCCGCGCTGACCTTGGAGACGCACATCATGGATTTTTCCGGCGACATCTACGGCAGGGAACTGGAAGTGCGCTTTCTTGCGAAACTGCGTCAGGATCGTCGCTTCGACGGGCTGGACGCGCTCATAGCACAGCTGCACGCCGACATGGACGAGCGCCGCAGACTTCCGCTCTGA